A genomic segment from Nocardiopsis sp. Huas11 encodes:
- a CDS encoding DUF4132 domain-containing protein, which produces MWAAASWVRHYLDHPVTGTLARRLLWEVSADGGRTWVCGLPEADNEHWRLVGPDGAVVANTATLDGGARVRLWHPVRSRPETVHRWREHVTGREIAQPLKQAYREIYALTPAEEVTGVYSNRFAAHVLRYGQAKALLNERGWSVHQLGGWHGGEDGPAERLCTDRESGTSWEVSLDIAVADDHFDPVRYCATDQVRFRRAGERAPVPLVDVPVLALSEAMRDVDLAVGVTSIAADPQWFDRGESAHQTYWREAAFGELTESAVVRREALELLLPRLGAADRLEIDGRFLRVRGDLRSYRIHLGSANILMEPDDSISAWCLPAKRRDRGCSCPSNRTAADSR; this is translated from the coding sequence GTGTGGGCCGCCGCGTCCTGGGTCCGCCACTATCTCGACCACCCGGTCACCGGGACTCTCGCCCGGCGGCTGCTGTGGGAGGTGAGCGCCGACGGCGGTCGCACCTGGGTGTGCGGGCTGCCCGAGGCCGACAATGAGCACTGGCGCCTGGTCGGCCCCGACGGGGCGGTGGTCGCGAACACCGCGACGCTGGACGGCGGTGCCCGGGTGCGGCTGTGGCACCCCGTGCGGAGCCGCCCGGAGACGGTGCACCGGTGGCGGGAGCACGTGACCGGCCGGGAGATCGCCCAACCCCTCAAGCAGGCGTACCGGGAGATCTACGCGCTCACACCGGCGGAGGAGGTTACCGGGGTCTACTCCAACCGGTTCGCCGCCCACGTCCTCAGGTACGGGCAGGCCAAGGCCCTGCTGAACGAGCGCGGGTGGAGCGTCCACCAGTTGGGCGGATGGCACGGCGGTGAGGACGGCCCCGCCGAGCGCCTGTGCACCGATCGCGAGAGCGGGACCTCCTGGGAGGTCAGCCTCGACATCGCGGTGGCCGACGACCACTTCGATCCCGTCCGCTACTGCGCCACCGACCAGGTCCGCTTCCGCCGTGCGGGCGAGAGGGCGCCTGTTCCCCTCGTGGACGTGCCGGTGCTGGCACTGTCCGAGGCGATGCGCGACGTGGACCTGGCCGTGGGAGTGACCTCGATCGCCGCCGACCCCCAGTGGTTCGACAGGGGGGAGAGCGCCCACCAGACCTACTGGAGGGAGGCGGCCTTCGGTGAACTCACCGAAAGCGCGGTCGTGCGGCGCGAGGCCCTGGAGCTCCTGCTGCCCCGGCTGGGCGCGGCCGACCGGCTGGAGATCGACGGCCGCTTCCTGCGCGTGCGTGGGGACCTGCGTTCCTATCGGATCCACCTGGGCAGCGCCAACATCCTGATGGAACCGGACGACTCTATCTCTGCGTGGTGCCTTCCGGCCAAGAGAAGGGACCGGGGGTGTTCCTGCCCTTCGAACAGGACGGCGGCCGATTCTCGCTGA
- a CDS encoding SEC-C metal-binding domain-containing protein: MIPWPPGRNQPCWCDAGRKYKKCCGSPAHR, encoded by the coding sequence CTGATCCCCTGGCCGCCCGGACGCAACCAGCCGTGCTGGTGCGACGCGGGCCGCAAGTACAAGAAGTGCTGCGGCTCCCCGGCCCACCGCTGA